One window from the genome of Paraneptunicella aestuarii encodes:
- a CDS encoding response regulator: protein METVTLSDLNILLVEPSDTQRKIISTLLLKENVGEIDVVSNVADAKTALRSHGADLVVSAMYFEDGTGLDLLQHIKNDPEMSSTPFMLVSSETKVSKLEEFKQAGIAAILPKPFQPVHLQRALKASLDLINEEEVELELFDIKEVRVLVVDDSKLARNHIRRVLENMGLTKIQEAENGAAALTLLKDQPFELVVTDYNMPEMDGRELSEYIRFTPATAHIPIIMVTSEAANSATMSNIQQTGVNALCDKPFEPQEVRRMLTALLSD from the coding sequence ATGGAAACAGTTACTCTTTCAGACCTTAATATCCTGTTAGTCGAGCCTTCCGACACGCAACGTAAAATCATTAGCACTCTGTTGCTGAAAGAAAATGTGGGTGAAATTGATGTGGTATCCAATGTTGCTGACGCAAAAACCGCGCTAAGAAGCCATGGGGCTGATTTGGTGGTAAGTGCCATGTACTTTGAAGACGGTACAGGACTTGATCTATTACAGCACATCAAAAATGATCCTGAGATGTCTTCTACACCTTTCATGTTGGTTTCCAGCGAAACCAAAGTATCCAAACTGGAAGAATTCAAACAGGCCGGTATTGCTGCCATTTTGCCCAAACCTTTTCAACCAGTGCATTTACAGCGCGCTCTGAAAGCCTCTCTCGACCTGATTAACGAAGAAGAAGTCGAGCTGGAATTGTTCGACATTAAAGAAGTGCGCGTATTGGTTGTTGATGACAGCAAGCTGGCTCGTAATCATATTCGCCGCGTATTGGAAAATATGGGGCTAACCAAAATTCAGGAAGCAGAAAATGGTGCTGCCGCCTTAACCCTGCTGAAAGATCAACCTTTTGAGTTGGTCGTAACCGACTACAATATGCCTGAAATGGATGGTCGCGAGTTATCAGAATATATTCGTTTTACGCCTGCTACCGCGCATATTCCTATTATTATGGTTACCTCGGAAGCGGCTAATAGCGCGACCATGAGCAACATTCAGCAAACCGGGGTCAATGCCTTGTGTGACAAACCTTTTGAGCCTCAGGAAGTGCGCAGAATGCTAACAGCACTGCTGAGTGACTAA
- the yciH gene encoding stress response translation initiation inhibitor YciH, which produces MQNNPLVYSTESGRIRTETDSPSKNKNLDGIIRIRRETKGRKGKGVTTITGFDLSDDELKLLAKDLKKLCGTGGAIKGDVIEIQGDNREKIKSTLEQRGFQVKLAGG; this is translated from the coding sequence ATGCAGAATAACCCTTTGGTATACAGTACAGAATCAGGGAGAATCCGTACTGAAACAGACTCTCCGAGTAAAAATAAGAATCTTGATGGTATTATCAGGATCCGCCGAGAAACAAAAGGCAGAAAAGGTAAAGGAGTAACGACCATAACCGGGTTTGATCTGTCTGACGACGAATTAAAACTACTCGCGAAGGATTTAAAAAAATTATGCGGCACTGGCGGTGCCATCAAAGGAGACGTAATTGAAATTCAGGGAGACAATCGCGAAAAAATCAAATCAACGCTGGAACAGCGTGGATTTCAAGTTAAATTAGCTGGGGGATAG
- a CDS encoding STAS domain-containing protein, giving the protein MGLERHFSEDGKELTIVLDEKFDFGMVQEFRDAYTNDVSGIKEVVIDLANTEYMDSSALGMLLNMQKSLQERVGRFSIVNACPKVAKILQISRFDKKFEIS; this is encoded by the coding sequence ATGGGACTAGAAAGGCATTTTTCTGAAGATGGTAAAGAGTTAACGATTGTATTGGATGAAAAATTTGACTTTGGGATGGTTCAAGAGTTTAGGGACGCATACACCAATGATGTTAGCGGTATAAAAGAAGTCGTCATTGATTTGGCGAATACAGAGTATATGGATAGTTCGGCTCTGGGGATGCTGCTAAATATGCAAAAGTCGTTACAAGAAAGGGTTGGGCGTTTCAGTATTGTTAACGCCTGCCCCAAGGTTGCAAAAATTTTGCAAATATCGCGTTTTGACAAGAAATTCGAAATTAGTTAA
- a CDS encoding ATP-binding SpoIIE family protein phosphatase: MRILIVDDESINRFLLRHILEEDGYTELYEAGGGLEALKIFEQVDPDLILLDVVMPDLNGLEVARRMKKQATQHLPIIFITSLDDEESLANCLEAGGDDFVSKPFNRVILSAKIKAHARTRQLSLDIYQQNLELTYHNNNIAREHAIVEHIFSNVLTLSNKLTKLVDYQIAPASNFNGDLFLIEQSPNGGLFMLLGDFTGHGLASAIGAIPIARAFQAVAQKGITVSEMAATFNKTLLDFLPGDMFCAAAIIEVSENGKMLDIWNGGLPHLILIDSKGNVKKRFESMHMALGILEPHDFESLTERYDAEYGDRLVGFTDGVVEVHDADGNMLGEEGIEKWLLENPNITVEEVSRKADEFSGELEQADDVTIVSYLCQTLGLPKKLHKAPDLPFELKFDLDAHYMRQSEPVSEVIEIVSGTAAFNGIRSSLFTVLSELYNNALDHGILRLDSSIKGTPEGFMQYFEERSIRLDELQEGSVQISIRYEPSPPRFLLELKDSGEGFDLSDVKSNRDSDLGYGRGIELVQGLASEYSYSENGTRVNVVLNIS; this comes from the coding sequence ATGCGAATTCTGATTGTTGATGATGAATCTATAAATCGATTCTTACTGCGTCATATTCTTGAAGAAGATGGATATACGGAGTTGTATGAAGCTGGAGGCGGGCTGGAAGCGCTCAAAATTTTTGAACAGGTCGATCCCGACCTGATCCTGCTTGATGTTGTCATGCCTGACCTAAACGGCTTGGAAGTGGCGCGTCGTATGAAAAAACAGGCTACGCAACATTTGCCAATTATCTTCATTACTTCGTTGGATGACGAGGAAAGCTTGGCGAACTGCTTGGAGGCCGGGGGGGATGATTTTGTATCTAAACCCTTCAATCGTGTGATTTTGTCGGCCAAAATAAAAGCACATGCCAGAACCCGGCAGTTGAGTTTGGATATTTATCAGCAAAATCTGGAACTCACCTACCACAACAACAACATTGCACGCGAGCACGCCATTGTTGAGCATATTTTTTCTAATGTGCTTACTTTAAGCAATAAGCTGACAAAACTGGTGGACTACCAAATTGCACCCGCATCAAACTTCAATGGGGATTTGTTCCTGATAGAGCAAAGCCCCAATGGCGGTTTGTTTATGCTGTTGGGCGATTTTACCGGTCATGGACTTGCCTCTGCTATAGGGGCTATTCCTATTGCGAGGGCATTTCAGGCTGTGGCGCAGAAAGGGATCACCGTCTCTGAAATGGCTGCCACGTTTAATAAGACATTGTTGGACTTTTTGCCCGGAGACATGTTTTGTGCTGCGGCGATTATCGAGGTATCCGAGAATGGAAAAATGCTGGATATCTGGAATGGAGGCTTACCTCACCTGATTCTCATTGACTCTAAAGGTAATGTGAAAAAACGCTTTGAGTCCATGCATATGGCGCTGGGGATTTTGGAGCCTCACGATTTCGAATCTCTAACAGAACGTTATGATGCCGAATATGGTGATCGACTCGTAGGTTTTACTGATGGTGTCGTTGAAGTACATGATGCAGATGGCAACATGTTAGGCGAAGAGGGGATTGAAAAATGGTTACTGGAGAACCCGAATATTACTGTTGAAGAAGTTTCAAGAAAGGCAGACGAGTTTAGTGGTGAATTGGAGCAGGCCGACGATGTCACTATTGTGAGCTATCTGTGTCAAACATTAGGGTTGCCTAAGAAACTACATAAAGCACCCGATCTCCCATTTGAGTTGAAGTTTGATTTGGATGCTCACTATATGCGCCAATCCGAGCCAGTGAGTGAAGTGATTGAAATAGTTTCCGGTACTGCCGCTTTTAATGGTATTCGTTCCAGTTTATTTACTGTATTGAGTGAGTTATACAACAATGCACTTGATCATGGCATTTTGCGGTTAGATTCTTCAATTAAAGGAACTCCCGAGGGTTTTATGCAGTATTTTGAAGAGCGTAGTATACGCCTGGATGAGTTGCAGGAAGGTTCTGTGCAAATTTCCATTCGATATGAACCTTCACCTCCAAGATTTTTGTTGGAGCTAAAAGATTCCGGCGAAGGGTTTGATTTAAGTGATGTGAAATCCAATAGGGACTCAGATTTGGGGTATGGACGAGGAATTGAACTAGTGCAAGGGCTAGCGAGTGAGTATTCATATTCTGAAAACGGAACCCGGGTTAACGTTGTACTGAATATTTCATAA
- a CDS encoding Fe(3+) ABC transporter substrate-binding protein, with protein sequence MLPSLASAEEVNVYSARNEALIKPILDKFSEQTNIKVNLITGKADALISRLESEGKHSPADILVTTDVGRLHRAKSQGLLQPYTSEAMHKAVPKALRDADDQWYALTLRARPIMYVPERVKISELSTMEDLASEKWRGRICIRSSSNIYNQSMTAAMLVQKSENDVLTWAQDFVANFARPPKGGDRDQIKAAVAGVCDLAIANTYYLAGMLTDTDESNRAIAQQVKVFWPNQNDRGTHINISGAAITKHAPNQAEAQKLMAFMVTPEAQQWYAQTNHEYPVVEGVEWSDVLKSFGQFKAENIELFKVGELNGEAVRVMDRAGWK encoded by the coding sequence ATGCTTCCATCTTTAGCATCGGCAGAAGAAGTCAATGTGTATTCGGCGCGTAATGAAGCGTTAATCAAGCCGATACTCGACAAATTTAGCGAGCAAACCAATATCAAGGTGAACCTGATTACGGGCAAAGCTGATGCCTTGATCTCCCGCTTGGAATCGGAAGGTAAACATAGCCCGGCAGACATTTTGGTTACCACTGATGTTGGCCGTTTACACCGCGCCAAATCTCAAGGCTTGCTACAGCCATACACCTCAGAGGCAATGCACAAAGCCGTGCCAAAAGCCCTGCGCGATGCCGACGATCAATGGTATGCCTTAACCTTGCGCGCACGCCCGATTATGTACGTACCTGAGCGAGTGAAAATAAGCGAATTAAGCACAATGGAAGATCTGGCAAGCGAAAAATGGCGTGGCAGAATTTGTATTCGTTCTTCCAGCAATATTTACAACCAATCCATGACAGCCGCTATGTTGGTGCAAAAGTCTGAAAATGACGTATTAACCTGGGCACAAGACTTTGTTGCTAATTTTGCTCGTCCACCCAAAGGTGGAGACCGAGACCAAATTAAAGCCGCTGTTGCTGGCGTATGTGACCTGGCTATTGCCAATACCTATTATCTAGCTGGCATGTTAACCGATACCGATGAGAGCAATCGTGCTATTGCCCAGCAGGTTAAAGTGTTTTGGCCAAATCAAAATGATCGTGGCACACATATCAACATTTCTGGCGCAGCCATTACCAAGCATGCTCCTAACCAAGCTGAAGCTCAAAAGTTAATGGCCTTTATGGTGACGCCTGAAGCGCAACAATGGTACGCGCAAACCAACCATGAGTACCCGGTTGTGGAAGGCGTGGAGTGGAGCGATGTATTGAAAAGCTTTGGGCAATTTAAAGCTGAGAACATTGAACTGTTCAAAGTGGGCGAGTTGAATGGTGAAGCTGTTCGCGTCATGGATCGCGCAGGTTGGAAATAA
- a CDS encoding ABC transporter permease: protein MSINSMPLDRWNTGIVALASFITLPLLVLFGSWAQPDWSIWSHLLDTVLADYVINSIILAAGVGLGTLLLGTLCAWCVVRYRFPFRNIIQWALLLPLAIPGYIIAYTYTGILDFSGPVQTLIRDLSGLRYGQYWFPELQSLFGAIVMLVLVLFPYVYLMAMTAFKAQSSSLYYAAKSMGLNKRQYFFRIALPMARPALLTGAALTMMEAFADYGTVQYFGVPTFTTGIFRVWFGMNSPLAAAQLASGLCLFVLGLLLLEQYSRRKQRFYQPGQKSAELEPQKVSGGKGILMSLLVATPFLLGFLIPVLQLIQWSWLTWSYMLNADFLQLLKNSFVLAAVAALVVVFCALFVSYGKRLNPNRWMTTSTQLAGMGYAIPGTVIAIGVMIPFAWFDKSLNGWLLVAFNYEPGLIFSGTLFVLIFAYTVRFLTVAKHNIDAGLERIKPSMDEAARNMGNSPGQVLKRVHVPLLGSSVLSALLLVFVDVMKELPATLILRPFNFNTLAVRTYELASDERLADAALPAMSIVIMGLIPVILLAWGIDKQKVG from the coding sequence ATGTCTATTAACTCAATGCCACTGGATCGCTGGAACACCGGTATAGTGGCGTTGGCATCCTTTATTACGCTGCCATTGCTGGTGTTGTTTGGCAGTTGGGCTCAGCCCGATTGGTCTATATGGTCGCATCTACTCGACACCGTACTAGCTGATTACGTCATCAATTCCATTATTCTTGCTGCTGGCGTTGGGCTTGGCACATTGCTGCTGGGGACATTATGCGCCTGGTGTGTGGTTCGATATCGCTTTCCTTTCAGAAACATTATTCAGTGGGCTTTGCTGCTGCCTTTAGCGATCCCGGGTTATATCATCGCCTACACCTATACCGGCATATTGGATTTTTCAGGCCCGGTGCAAACTCTAATAAGAGACCTGTCCGGATTGCGCTACGGTCAATACTGGTTTCCTGAGTTGCAATCCTTGTTTGGCGCTATTGTCATGTTGGTACTGGTGCTGTTTCCTTATGTTTATTTAATGGCGATGACAGCGTTTAAAGCGCAATCATCCAGCTTGTATTACGCGGCAAAAAGCATGGGGCTGAACAAGCGCCAATACTTTTTTCGAATCGCCTTGCCAATGGCTCGCCCGGCCTTGTTAACTGGGGCAGCTTTGACCATGATGGAAGCCTTTGCCGATTACGGTACAGTACAGTATTTTGGCGTGCCTACCTTCACCACAGGTATTTTTCGCGTCTGGTTTGGTATGAACAGCCCACTTGCCGCGGCTCAACTTGCCAGCGGCTTGTGCTTGTTTGTATTGGGGTTATTGTTATTGGAACAATATTCCCGACGTAAACAACGCTTCTATCAGCCTGGACAAAAAAGCGCAGAACTCGAACCGCAAAAGGTTTCTGGCGGAAAGGGCATACTCATGTCGTTGCTGGTTGCCACACCTTTCCTGTTAGGTTTTTTAATCCCGGTTTTGCAATTAATTCAGTGGTCATGGCTAACCTGGTCTTACATGCTCAATGCCGATTTTCTGCAATTGCTAAAGAACAGCTTTGTACTGGCTGCGGTTGCAGCGCTTGTTGTCGTGTTCTGTGCCTTGTTTGTTTCTTACGGTAAGCGCCTAAACCCCAACCGTTGGATGACAACCAGCACTCAGCTTGCGGGCATGGGATACGCTATTCCCGGAACTGTAATCGCTATTGGTGTGATGATCCCCTTTGCCTGGTTCGATAAAAGCCTGAATGGCTGGCTGCTGGTGGCCTTTAATTATGAACCCGGGCTTATTTTTTCAGGTACGTTATTTGTGTTGATTTTTGCTTATACAGTACGATTCCTGACCGTCGCCAAACACAATATCGATGCAGGTTTAGAACGCATTAAACCCAGCATGGACGAAGCCGCACGCAATATGGGCAATTCACCCGGACAAGTGCTAAAACGCGTGCATGTGCCTTTGTTAGGAAGTAGTGTACTGTCGGCCTTATTACTGGTGTTTGTGGATGTAATGAAAGAGTTGCCAGCAACGTTGATTTTGCGCCCCTTCAACTTTAATACACTGGCGGTTAGAACTTATGAACTCGCATCAGACGAGCGCTTGGCAGATGCCGCTTTGCCAGCCATGAGCATTGTTATTATGGGGCTCATTCCGGTCATTTTACTGGCTTGGGGAATTGATAAACAGAAGGTAGGTTAA
- a CDS encoding ABC transporter ATP-binding protein — protein sequence MLELHNIGIQFGDTNIVQGVSLHMQTGELGCLLGASGSGKTSILRAISGFNTLSTGHIEIRGKQVASSSENLPPEQRHIAMMFQDLALFPHLNVADNIAFGLSNQPKQERQQRVAEMLELVSLQGMEKRQLHELSGGQQQRVALARALAPKPDILLLDEPFSSLDTELRQQLVKQVRAILKQEQVTALLVTHDQQEAFAFAERIAILSEGQLQQWDTPQRLYYHPANKIVANFIGRSSFVNGVVQAIEGSDCQILSIFGEFPTYLREGWQQGQQVQILVRPEDIKIGAQHSRMASADMENRTAIVLESTFLGAYHLYKLQLENSTETVYCHGNLSIPLDIGEQVNIHYTNPNPSVF from the coding sequence ATGCTGGAACTGCATAACATAGGTATTCAATTTGGTGACACGAACATAGTGCAAGGTGTCAGCTTGCATATGCAAACCGGCGAGTTAGGTTGCTTGCTGGGCGCGTCGGGTTCTGGCAAAACCTCTATTCTTAGAGCCATTTCCGGGTTCAATACCTTATCTACCGGGCATATTGAAATTCGAGGCAAACAAGTAGCCAGCTCATCGGAAAACTTGCCGCCTGAACAGCGCCATATCGCCATGATGTTTCAGGATTTGGCGCTATTTCCTCATTTAAATGTGGCTGACAACATTGCCTTTGGTTTATCTAACCAACCCAAACAAGAGCGACAGCAGCGCGTAGCTGAAATGCTGGAACTGGTATCGTTGCAAGGCATGGAAAAACGCCAACTGCATGAACTTTCTGGTGGGCAACAACAGCGAGTTGCACTAGCCAGAGCGCTTGCCCCCAAGCCCGATATTTTGTTGTTAGATGAACCTTTTTCCAGCCTCGATACCGAGCTTAGGCAACAGTTGGTGAAACAGGTTAGAGCGATTTTAAAGCAAGAACAGGTTACCGCCTTGCTGGTAACACACGATCAACAAGAAGCCTTTGCCTTTGCCGAACGTATTGCCATCTTGAGCGAGGGGCAACTACAGCAATGGGACACCCCACAGCGCCTTTACTACCATCCAGCCAATAAAATCGTGGCTAATTTTATTGGGCGCAGCAGCTTTGTGAATGGTGTTGTTCAGGCCATAGAAGGTTCGGATTGCCAAATATTGTCAATATTCGGCGAGTTCCCCACTTATCTGCGCGAAGGATGGCAACAAGGCCAACAGGTGCAAATTTTAGTAAGACCGGAAGATATTAAAATTGGTGCTCAACACTCTCGTATGGCAAGCGCCGATATGGAAAATAGAACAGCCATTGTTCTCGAAAGTACCTTTTTGGGTGCATATCACCTGTATAAATTACAGTTGGAAAACTCCACCGAAACCGTATATTGTCATGGCAACTTGTCTATTCCACTCGACATTGGAGAGCAAGTGAATATCCACTACACCAACCCAAACCCTAGCGTGTTTTAG